The genomic DNA CGACCGGCTGGGACATTGCCAACGTCTTCCCCGGCGGCGGCGGAAACTGGGGCGGTTCGTACCTGACGGTACCCGCCAACGGCGAACACGTTGAGGCAGCGCAGAAGCTCGCTGACTGGCTGACCGCTCCCGAGCAGCAGATTGCAGCGTTCGACGAGGCCGGAACGTTCCCGAGCCAGAACGAAGCGCTCACCGACTCGACGCTGCTCGACGCGACCAACGAGTACTTCAACAACGCACCGGTGGGTCAGATCCTCACCGACCGTGCGAACGCCGTCACGGTTGCACCGTTCAAGGGTGCGTTCTATTTCCAGATCAACGACGCCATGCAGAAGGCGCTCACCCGTGTCGAAGATGGCACGCAAGATGCGCAGCAGTCCTGGGATCAGTGGGTCTCTGAAGTCGACGCACTTCAGTAACCCTCCGTCATAGCTCGCAAGTGGTGTGGGCACGAAAGTGCCCACACCACTTCGGCTGCCTCACAGTGCTCGATCCCAATTCCCCCTGAAAAGAGGTGCGTCGTGACGACGACCATGAACCCGCCGGAAGTGGCAAAGCCCACTCCACCGGCACCGAAGAAGCCGCGCCGCGTCGGTTTCGGCCCGCGGCTCAGCCGGTGGGACTTCAAGTTCTCGCCCTACCTGTATATCTCGCCGTTCTTCATCCTCTTCTTCATCGTCGGGCTTTTCCCGATCGCGTTCACCGCCGTGATCTCTTTCATGGACTGGGACTTGGTCCGCAACACGGGCACATTCATCGGATTCGACCAGTACGCGTATGTGCTCTCGAACCCCAAGTTTTGGATCGCGCTGCGCAACACGTTCAGCATCTTCCTGATTTCGTCAGTTCCGCAGCTCATCTTCGCGATCTTCATCGCTGCGATTCTCGACCAGAACATTCGGGCGAAGACGTTCTGGCGTATGGGAGTCTTGCTGCCCTACGTCATGGCGCCCGTCGCCGTCGCGCTCATCTTCAGCAACATGTTCGGCGACCAGTACGGCATCGTCAACACGACGCTTCAAAACCTTGGCCTTCCGGCGGTGCCCTGGCACTCCAACGCGTTCGCCAGCCACATCGCGATCGCGACAATGGTGAACTTCCGCTGGACCGGCTACAACACCCTCATCCTTCTGGCGGCGATGCAGGCAATTCCGCGCGACTACTACGAAGCTGCGACCGTCGATGGCGCTGGCAAAGTTCGCCAGTTCTTCTCGATCACCGTGCCGAGCCTTCGACCGACCCTCATCTTCGTGATCATCACGTCGACCATCGGTGGTCTTCAGATCTTCGACGAGCCGCGCATGTACGACCAGTACGGCACCGGCGGCGCGAACTACCAGTGGCTGACCATCACGCTGTGGCTGTATGACATCGGTTGGGGTGAGTGGAACTTCGGTCGTGCCGCAGCGCTGGCCTGGATTCTCTTCATCATCATTTTGGCGATTGGTGTTATCAATCTCTTCGTCACTCAGGGCCTCGTGCGAAACGAGGGCGGGCGCACAGCGATGACTCGCGCGCAACGAAGAACTGCAGCGCGTTTGGCGAAACGCGATGTCGCTGCCACAAAGAGCAACAAACACCAGACCGAGGAGGCGGGGTCATGACCGCTGTTGAGCCTGTTCCAGTCGGCGTCACCGACCGTGATATCGCACCCGAAGAACGCTCGCGTCCCCCCAAGCGTCGCCGTGCCGTCAAGGGCACGCGCCCCGGCTGGTTCGTTTACTCGAGTCTCGCTGTCGTTCTGATCGCGTCGCTGTTTCCCTACTACTGGTCGTTGCTGATCGGGTCCGGTGACTCGTCCACGATCCGCGACCCCAACATGTCGTGGATTCCCGGTGGCAACTTCTTCGAAAATGCCGCTGCCGTCGTCAACGACCCCGCGGTGAATTTCTGGCTGGCGCTCTGGAACTCGATCTTCAGCTCAGCGTTGATCGCGCTATCCGTCGTGTTCTTCTCCACCCTCGCGGGCTGGGCGTTCGCGAAGCTGAAGTTCAAGGGCAGCTCATTCCTGCTCATCTTCGTCATCGCAACGATGGCGGTCCCCATGCAGCTCGGGGTTGTGCCGCTTTACATTCTGTTTAGCGAGATCGGATGGACAGGACAGATCGGCGCGATCATCGTGCCCGCCCTCGTGACCGCGTTCGGTGTGTTCTGGATGACGCAGTATCTGCAACAGGCGGTTCCTGACGAGCTGATCGAGGCGGCCCGCGTGGATGGTGCAAGCTCGTTCCGCACGTTCCTCACGGTCGGGCTGCCAGCAGCGCGCCCCGCAGCCGCAATGCTTGCGCTGTTCACCTTCGTGACGGCATGGAACAACTTCTTCTGGCCGTTCATCGTTCTCGACCGCCAGAACCCGACCCTGCCAGTTGCGCTTTCGCTCCTGCAATCCAACTATTTTGTGGACTACTCGATCGTGCTCGCAGGCGTCTTGCTCTCGACCATTCCGCTCTTGATCCTCTTTATCTTTGCGGGAAGACAACTCGTTAGTGGCATCATGCAGGGGGCGGTGAAGGGGTGACTCTCATTGCTCGAAAGGAAACAAACACTATGACCACCGCTTCACGCACGTTCCCGCAGAACTTCCTGTTCGGTGCGGCAACTGCCGCCTATCAGATTGAAGGAGCGGCAAGCGAAGACGGTCGTACTGACTCCATCTGGGATGCTTTCGCTCGCGTTCCAGGGGCTGTCATCAACGCCGACAACGGCGACGTCGCGTGTGATCACTACCACCGCTACTCCGCGGACATTGCGCTGATGAAGGACCTGGGGTTGCAGACGTATCGATTCTCCACTTCATGGTCGCGCGTTCACCCCGACGGGGGCCAGTTGAATCCGGCCGGCGTCGATTTCTACAAGCGTCTCGTCGATGGGCTTCTCGAAGCCGGCATCCTGCCTTGGCTGACGCTCTACCACTGGGATCTGCCGCAAGCCCTGCAAGAAAAGGGCGGGTGGACCAATCGCGACACCGCTGATCTGTTCACCGAGTACGCGCTCGACATGCACGATGCCCTCGGTGACCGAGTCAACGTGTGGACGACTCTCAACGAACCATGGTGCTCGTCGTTTCTCAGTTATACAGCCGGAATTCACGCCCCGGGCCACTACAGCGCGCTCGAAGGCATGCTGGCGTCACATCACCTCCTGCTGGGACATGGGCAAGCAGTACGCGAACTTCGCGCACGCGACTCCAGTCTCGACCTCGGAATCACACTCAATCTGACGGTCGCTGACCCGGCAGACGCCGAGTCAGCGAGTGACGTCGACGCCGCTCGCCGCATTGACGGGCAATTCAACCGATGGTTCCTCGACCCGGTGTTCCGCGGCGCGTACCCGAGCGATGTGCTCGACGACATCCGTGCCGTTGACGCGCAGGCGGTGGCTCAGTTCGAAACGGCGGTGCAGCCGGGCGACCTCGAGGTGATCTCGACGCCGATCGACGCGCTCGGCGTGAACTACTACCACGGCGAACTCGTCGGTGGTACGCCTGCCACGTCGCCCGCGATCAGCGGTGATGCCCCAACCGATCGTGTCGCACACTCGCCGTTCCCTGCGGCCGATGGAATCTACTGGCACGACCGCCAGCTGCCGCAGACCGCGATGCACTGGGATGTACAGCCGGAGGGTTTGACGCGCCTTCTTCGCCGTGTCAGCGCGGAGTATGCAGCCCCCGCTTCGACGACCCTCTACGTCACCGAAAACGGCGCCGCCTACGACGACGTCGCCGTTGTTGAGGACGGCCAAGTGCGAGTTCACGATGCCGAGCGATCGGTGTTCGTTCGCGAACATCTCGGCGCAATCCTCGATGCCATCGAGACCGGGGTCGATATCCGCGGTTACTTCTACTGGTCTCTTCTCGACAATTTCGAGTGGGCATGGGGATATGAGAAGCGTTTCGGAATCGTGCATGTCGACTACCTCACGCAGGAGCGCTCACTCAAAGACAGCGGTCTCGAGTACCAGCGTGTGATCGCCGAGCGGGCGCTCTAGCACCAGTTTCGGTTCGCCATCTCGAGAAGGCATAGCGAGATACGCCAAGATGAGCAGATGACGATTTCTTCCCGGGGCGTGGCGACGATCGAGGAGGTCGCTGCGGTAGCCGGCGTTTCTCGATCGACCGTGTCGCGCGTGGTCAACGGATCGACCGCAGTGAGCCCGGAAGCGCGGGAGTCCGTGCAAGAGGCGATCGCACGGCTGAACTATGTGCCGAACCGGGCCGCTCGCTCGCTCGCAAGCCGACTCACTCTTGCGATCGCACTCGTCGTTCCCGAGGACACCACACGATTCTTTGGCGACCCCTTCTTTGCTGCCATCGTCTCCGGCATCAATTCGGTCATTAGAGATTCCGACTACGTTCTCAACCTTCTGATTGCAAGCGACGACGCTGGCGAGAAGATGACGAGTTATGTGCGAGGCGGAAACGTCGATGGCGCCATCGTGGTCTCGCACCACACCAGCGACACGTTTATCGATCGCATCGCGGCCGCGGTTCCCGTGGTTTACGGTGGTCGGCCCGTTCGGGAGCGACCAAACGACTACTACGTCGACGTCGACAACCGGGCTGGGGCAGCGGATGCCACGGCGCACCTGATCGCGAAGGGTCGCCAGAACATCGCGACGATCACCGGGCCGCTCACCATGCCGGCCGGCGTCGACCGTCTCGACGGATTCAACGACGCGATGAGTGCAGCGGGACTGACTCCGGTCGCTACAGCCGACGGCAACTTCACTGCCAACGGTGGAGCGACAGCAATGCGCGAGATCCTCGAGACCGGTGCTCGGCCCGATGCGATCTTTATCGCGAGCGACTTGATGGCCAGGGGTGCCATGGCCGTACTTCAAGGTGACGGGTTGCGGGTTCCCGATGACGTTGCGATCGTCGGCTTCGACGACTCCCCGGTTGCGACGGGTGTCGTTCCCCAGCTGACGACCATGCGTCAACCCTCGTTCACCCAGGGCCGTGCCATGGCGACGACGCTTCTCCAAATCCTCGGCGGCGAAGAGCCGACGCACGCCACCATCATGTCCACCGAATTGATCGACCGCGATTCGGCTTAGCCGACGAGCGGGCCGCCATCGTCGGCACCGGTCTTTCGCCAGCGCGCGAGCGCGTTGCCACCGTGATAGATGACGAGTGCAGCTGCTGTTCCGATCACGATGGCTCCGAGTTGGAATTCGCCCCACTGCATTGTGAAGCCGGCGATCGCAATCACGAGAGCAACGGCGGCGGTGTACTGGTTGACGGGGCGCGAGAAATCTACGCGGTTGTCGACCCAGATCTTGATTCCAATGATTCCGATGAGGCCATAGAGCGCCGTTGTGACACCGCCGAGCACCCCCGGCGGTACCGAGTTGAACACTTCCCCCACCTTCGGAGACAGGCTCAAGAGGATCGCCACGGTCCCCGCTACCCAGTAAGCGGCGGTTGAATACACGCGGGTTGCTGCCATCACCCCGATGTTTTCGCCGTAGGTCGTGGTACCCGAACCGCCGAACGTGCCAGCGAGTGTCGTCGCAAGGCCGTCTGCGATCAGCGCGCGGCCGGTGGACTTGTTGACCGACGCATCCGTCATCGTTGCGACTCCCCGCACGTGACCAACGTTCTCAGCGATCAGCACGAGCACGACCGGAAGGAACATCGCGATCACACTCCAGGTTCCGGGAGATGCGAAATCGGCGATGTGGAAGGTGGGCAAACCCAGCCAGTCAGCTTCGCCGACTTTCGAGTAGTCGACTTCACCGCGGATGACGGCGACGATGTAGCCGACGGCGACGCCGACAAAAATCGAGATGCGCCCCAGGAAGCCGCGAAAGAGCACGCTGAAGACGATGACCGCCGCAAGCGTGATCGTTGCTGTGATGGGTGATTGCTGGTAGCTCGCCCAGGCTGTGGGCGCGAGGTTGAACCCGATCAGCGCGACGATGCTTCCGGCGACCACCGGCGGCATGAGCTTGTCGATCCAGCGGATGCCCGCAAACTGCACGACGAAGCCGATAGCGGCAAGGAGCACGCCGACCGCCACGATTCCGGCGAGGGCCGAGCCCATTCCCGCGCTCGCGGTTGCGGCCGTAACCGGTGCGATGAAGGCGAACGATGAGCCCAAGTAGCTCGGCAGCTTGTTTTTCGTGACGAGCAAGAACAGCAGCGTGCCGATGCCGGAGAACAGGAGCGTCGTCGATACCGGAAAGCCCGTGAGTGCGGGAACGAGAAAGGTTGCGCCGAACATCGCGACGACGTGCTGCACGCCGATGGCGATGGTCGCGGGCCAGTTGAGCCGCTCAGCTGGTGCAACGACTTCTCCGGGGGCAACGGTCCGACCGTTTCCGTGCATGGTCCAGATGGGCATAGTTCTCTCTCGGTTCAGTAGTTTTGCTGGTTCGAGTGGCGCGTCACGCGCCCGTGAGGCGCTCGAGGAGCTCGCGATAGCGAGCCGCAGTGCGCGTCACGATCTCTGCGGGAAGATCCGGGGGTGTGCCCGTCTTATCCCAGTTCGCAGCCAGCCAGTTGCGCACAATTTGCTTGTCGAAGCTTGCCATGCGCTCGGCGGGTGTCGACGCTGTGCGCCAAGTTTCGGCATCCCAGTATCGCGAAGAGTCGCTCGTGAGCACTTCGTCACCGAGGGTCAGCGTGCCGTTGCCATCGGCGCCGAACTCGAACTTGGTGTCAGCGAGAATGAGGCCGTGCGATTCCGCCAGAGCCGCAGCTCGGCGGTAGATCTCAAGGGATGCGTCTCGGAGCGCTTCGGCCACGGCCGCTCCTACGAGCTCAATGCTCTGCTCGTACGAAATGTTCTCGTCGTGTTCGCCCATCGGGGCCTTGTACGCGGGGGTATAGATGGGCTCGGGAAGCCGGTCGCCGTCGCTCAGACCTTCGGGGAGCGGGATGCCGCACACTGTGCCGCTCGACTGATACTCGACCCAGCCGCTGCCGGTGAGGTATCCGCGCACAACGCACTCGATGGGGTACATCTCCAGGCTTCGCACGAGCATCGATCGGCCCGATACGGTCGCGGGGATGAGCTCCCGCACGGTGTCATCGCCGCCCAGTTCGTGGTCGGCAATCAGGTGATTGGGGATCCTCCGCCCGCCGTCGCCGCCCGCGAGCTGGTCGAACCACCAGAGGCTCAGGGTCGTGAGCAACTCGCCTTTGCCCGCAATACCGGGGGAGAGGACGTGGTCGAAAGCGCTCACTCGATCACTGGCGACCACCAGCATCCGTTCGGCGCTTTCGGTGGTGTCGGGCACGTAGAGGTCCCGAACCTTGCCCGAATACAGGTGTCGCCAGCCGGCCATGCTCAAAGGTGAAGTCACCGCCCCATTATCCCGCCCTTACCCCGTCACCCTGCTGCGCTCACCCATGCGCCCCGACCCCTCGTGCCCCCGCCCCCCTCGCCCCCTCGTGCCCCCGCCCCCCTCGTGCCCCTGGCCCCCACGCGCCCCTGGCCCCCTCGTGCCCCGGCCCCCTCGCCCCTGGCTCGCTCGTGCCCCCGCCCCCCTTGACCCTGGCTCGCTTCGATCCCCCATGTCTCACTTGTGCAGGTTTTTGGGCCCGCGGAAGTGAATAAGTGAGACATCGGCGGGGGAAAAAAAGGAGGGAAGGGGGGGGGAGCTGAAGGTGGGGCTAGGCGCGGGACGCGATGTCGGTGCGGTATTGACCGCCCGGCAGCGAGATTTCGGCGAGGGCAGCGTACGCGGCGTCGCGGGCGGCGGCAAAGTCTTCGCCGGTTGCCACAACGCTCAGCACGCGTCCGCCGGTGGCGAGAAGCTCGCCGTCGACCGACTTCGTCGCCGCATGGGCAATGTGGACGCCCTCGATAGCGGCTGCAGCATCGAGTCCGCCGAGGGCTCGACCAGTGAGCGGATGCCCCGGGTACCCCTCGCTCGCGAGCACAACCGTCACGGCGGCGGTGTCGGCGAAACCTGGCCGCGCCATGTCTTCCAGCGTGCCCGATGCCGCTGCTAAGAGCAGCTCAGAGAGGGGGTCGGTGAGTCGCGGTAAAACGACCTGTGTCTCGGGGTCGCCGAAACGCGCGTTGAACTCGATGACCTTGATACCGGACTCGGTGACGATGAGGCCGGCGTAGAGGAGTCCGATGAACGGGGTGCCCTCGGCATCCATTTCGCGAATGACTGGCTCAGCAACGTCGCGAGTCACCTGGTCGACGAACGCTTCTTCGCTCCCGAAGCGGTCGGCAAGCCACGGCAGCGGTGAGTACGCGCCCATGCCACCCGTGTTGGGGCCGGCGTCACCATCGAGCAGGCGCTTGAAATCCTGTGCGGGGCTGAGCGGCAGCACGCGGTCTCCGTCGCACAAAAAGAACAGCGACACTTCGGGGCCCGAGAGAAACTCTTCGACGAGAACCGAACCAGTCGCCAAAAAACTATCGGCGTGCGCGAGGGCCGCGTCGCGGTCATCTGTCACGATGACGCCCTTACCCGCGGCGAGTCCGTCGGCTTTCACGACGTACGGGGCACCGAACGCGTCGAGGGCGGCCGCTGTTTCCTCGCGGTTGTACGCGTGCTGGGCGCGACCTGTCGGAACCCCCGCGGCGTGCATGATGCGCTTCGCGAAGGCCTTCGAGCCCTCGAGCGCTGCGGCGGCCTTGCCGGGACCGAAGACCGGGATGCCGCGGGTACGCAGCGCATCGGCGACCCCCGCCACTAGGGGTGCTTCCGGACCGACCACGACGAGGTCGATCTGCTCGCTACCGGCGAACTCAGTGACGGCGACGGCGTCGGTCTCCGTGAGCGCGACGATGGTTGCGTCGGCGGCGATGCCGGCGTTGCCCGCCGCCGCAAAGATCACATGATCAGCGCTCTCTGCACGAAGAGCGAGGATGATGGCGTGCTCTCGCGCGCCCGAGCCGAGGACCAGGATTCTCACCCGGCCAGCCTAGCCGTGGGCCGCGCTGTGCCCGGTACGGTATCGCCATGGCTCGCAAAATCTCGACAGACGACGGCCGCACAGCTCTGGCCGCGGTGACGGCTGCGCGTGAGGCCGGAGCTGTGCCTGCACGTGCGGATGAGGCGACGGCATCCCGCTATCTTTTGCAGTTGCTTGCAGAAAAGGCACCGGGTCGCACCGTGGAGGTGCGGGTGCCGCCCCATGGTGCTGCTCAGATCATCGAAGGCCCGCGACACACACGTGGCACTCCGCCCAACGTCGTAGAGATGGACCCTGCTACCTGGATCGCCCTGGCGACGGGTTCCGAAAAGTGGGCGGATGCCGCGGCCCAGGGCCGCATCAACGCTTCGGGTGTGCGGGCCGATCTTTCGCCCGTGCTCCCCGTTCGCCCCTGAACCGGGCGAGGCGTACGCTTCACATCAGGCTGAAAGTTTGGTTAGGCTTGCCTAATGAAATCAGGCCTGGCTGCATCCACACTCCGTCTTCTCGCTGGTGGCGCCGGGATCGTGTTCGTTGCCGCCGGGCTGCTTTCGGCCGCGTCTACCGCGAGCAGTGCCGCGGAGCCCACGTCTGCGACATCAGCGTCTGCGGCAACAGCATGCGAAGTGACGTCCGCGCAGCTGGTGTGGGGATTCAAAGAGTCCTTTCGCTCGTACATTTCGGGCTCCATCGCGAACGGCGACTGGGAGGTCAACGCGCCCGTGACATACGAAACACCCGAATTCACCTGGCCACAGGGCTCGGGTGAGTATGACCCGGAACGCGCAATCGGCACGATCTCGTTCGAGGGTGGTGTGACGTTCTCGGGCCACGACGGCCTGTTGAATACGTCGATCGGCAACCCCACGTTGGTATTCGATGAGGGTGGAGCCCACCTCCTCCTCGACGTCAGCGGTGTCTCGATGAGCGATGCGATGGCGGGGAACGCAGAGAATGTCCAGACGGCAACGCAGGTCAGGTTCGCTGACCTCGATCTCGCGGTGTCTCCTCTTGATGCGGGTGATGGCGCCGTCACCGCAACCGCAATTCCGGCAGCGATCACGGCCGAGGGGTTTGCCGCGTTCGGTAACTATGAGGCCGGCACCGCGCTCGATCCGATGAGCGTCGCGATGACTTTGGACTGCGCTGCCCCCGAATTAGAGGCCGGCTCCGAACCCGAAGCCGCATCTACATCCGCGGCATCCGTACCGAGGAAAGTCGCGGCTGAAACGGAATCTGCCAGCGGGTCGTTGTTCGCATGGGTGGGCGTGGGAGGAGCCGCCGTCTTGATCGCGGCGGTCGCATCGTTCATCGTTGTTCGCCGCCGTTCGAAGGAGCGTCAATGAAGCGGGCACGCAGGGCGATCACGACACTCGTTGCCGCGGCACTCCTCTTCACCGGCTGTGCCACTGCCGGTGAGCAACCCGCGTCATCGAGCTCAGCTCCCGCGGTGCCGCTTGCCGACGCCGAGGTTCTCGATGACCCGCTCGCGTACGAGGGAGCGTCAACGGCGGCGATCGCGGATGCCGCGGTGCACGCCGTCATGGAGCACCCCACGCAGTCGCTCCCGGCAACCGTGGTCTCGCACGACCGCGACGGTGATGTCGATGTCGTCGTCGGCGACACGTCCAGAGTGATCACGCTCGATATCTCGGGGTCGCTGGCGGCAACGGTGTGGGGGCTTGGGTTTGGGGAGACGCTCGTGGCGCGCGATCAGTCGACGACCTTTCCGGGAACCGAAGATCTGCCGCTCGTGACGAGCGGTGGTCACACGGTGAACGCCGAGTCGATCATCGCGCTCGAGCCTTCGGTGGTCATCACGGATGGCAGCGTGGGGCCGCGAGATGTTGTAGAGCAGCTTCGCGACGTGGGCATTCAGGTTGTCTTCGTCGTGAACGACCCGTCGTTTTCCGGCGCGGCAGCTCTCGCCGAAGACGTTGCCGCCGTCTATGGCGCACCTGATGCTGGAGCGGCACTCGCCGCCCACATCACGGGCGAGGTCGACGACAAGATCGATGAGATTGCCACCCTCCCCTCGATCGCGTCGGGAGAGAAACTCCGCATGATCTTTCTGTATCTACGAGGAGCGTCGGGCGTGTACTACCTCTTCGGTGAAGAGTCTGGCGCGGACGAGCTCATCACGGCTCTCGGCGGTGTCGACGTTGCCGGCGAACTCGGGCGGAGCGGGATGCAGCCGATGACCGACGAAGCGATGGTCGCCGCCGACCCCGATCTCATACTCGTGATGACGGACGGCCTCGCGTCAGTCGGTGGCGTCGACGGTCTCCTCGAGTCGAAGCCCGCGATCGCGATCACCGCGGCGGGCCAGCATCGGCGTTTTGTCGACATGGCCGACGGCGAGATTCTCTCGTTCGGGCCGCGCTCGGCAGACGTGCTCGACGCTCTTGCCCGCGCGATCTATGCCCCAGCGGCATCCGATGCTTCGTGAGCGTGACGCTTCGCCGGACCACCGTCGTGACTTTCGTCTCGGTGTTCCTGATCGTCGGCGTCGTGCTCTCGGCGGGTCTCGGGCAGCTTTCGATCACGCCGACAGAAGTCCTGGGCTCGCTCCTTCGCTCCCTCGGGCTCGATGTCGGGTGGGCACCTGGCGATGAACTGGTCGAGAAGACACTGTGGCAGATTCGATTTCCACGCATCGTGATGGCGCTTCTCGTTGGTGCGCTTCTTGCCATCGCCGGAGCGATCATGCAGGCGATTTTCGGTAATCCGCTTGCTGAACCCGGAGTCGTTGGAGTCTCCTCTGGTGCCGCGGTCGG from Microbacterium endophyticum includes the following:
- a CDS encoding carbohydrate ABC transporter permease, encoding MNPPEVAKPTPPAPKKPRRVGFGPRLSRWDFKFSPYLYISPFFILFFIVGLFPIAFTAVISFMDWDLVRNTGTFIGFDQYAYVLSNPKFWIALRNTFSIFLISSVPQLIFAIFIAAILDQNIRAKTFWRMGVLLPYVMAPVAVALIFSNMFGDQYGIVNTTLQNLGLPAVPWHSNAFASHIAIATMVNFRWTGYNTLILLAAMQAIPRDYYEAATVDGAGKVRQFFSITVPSLRPTLIFVIITSTIGGLQIFDEPRMYDQYGTGGANYQWLTITLWLYDIGWGEWNFGRAAALAWILFIIILAIGVINLFVTQGLVRNEGGRTAMTRAQRRTAARLAKRDVAATKSNKHQTEEAGS
- a CDS encoding carbohydrate ABC transporter permease, with the protein product MTAVEPVPVGVTDRDIAPEERSRPPKRRRAVKGTRPGWFVYSSLAVVLIASLFPYYWSLLIGSGDSSTIRDPNMSWIPGGNFFENAAAVVNDPAVNFWLALWNSIFSSALIALSVVFFSTLAGWAFAKLKFKGSSFLLIFVIATMAVPMQLGVVPLYILFSEIGWTGQIGAIIVPALVTAFGVFWMTQYLQQAVPDELIEAARVDGASSFRTFLTVGLPAARPAAAMLALFTFVTAWNNFFWPFIVLDRQNPTLPVALSLLQSNYFVDYSIVLAGVLLSTIPLLILFIFAGRQLVSGIMQGAVKG
- a CDS encoding GH1 family beta-glucosidase produces the protein MTTASRTFPQNFLFGAATAAYQIEGAASEDGRTDSIWDAFARVPGAVINADNGDVACDHYHRYSADIALMKDLGLQTYRFSTSWSRVHPDGGQLNPAGVDFYKRLVDGLLEAGILPWLTLYHWDLPQALQEKGGWTNRDTADLFTEYALDMHDALGDRVNVWTTLNEPWCSSFLSYTAGIHAPGHYSALEGMLASHHLLLGHGQAVRELRARDSSLDLGITLNLTVADPADAESASDVDAARRIDGQFNRWFLDPVFRGAYPSDVLDDIRAVDAQAVAQFETAVQPGDLEVISTPIDALGVNYYHGELVGGTPATSPAISGDAPTDRVAHSPFPAADGIYWHDRQLPQTAMHWDVQPEGLTRLLRRVSAEYAAPASTTLYVTENGAAYDDVAVVEDGQVRVHDAERSVFVREHLGAILDAIETGVDIRGYFYWSLLDNFEWAWGYEKRFGIVHVDYLTQERSLKDSGLEYQRVIAERAL
- a CDS encoding LacI family DNA-binding transcriptional regulator, which gives rise to MTISSRGVATIEEVAAVAGVSRSTVSRVVNGSTAVSPEARESVQEAIARLNYVPNRAARSLASRLTLAIALVVPEDTTRFFGDPFFAAIVSGINSVIRDSDYVLNLLIASDDAGEKMTSYVRGGNVDGAIVVSHHTSDTFIDRIAAAVPVVYGGRPVRERPNDYYVDVDNRAGAADATAHLIAKGRQNIATITGPLTMPAGVDRLDGFNDAMSAAGLTPVATADGNFTANGGATAMREILETGARPDAIFIASDLMARGAMAVLQGDGLRVPDDVAIVGFDDSPVATGVVPQLTTMRQPSFTQGRAMATTLLQILGGEEPTHATIMSTELIDRDSA
- a CDS encoding uracil-xanthine permease family protein → MPIWTMHGNGRTVAPGEVVAPAERLNWPATIAIGVQHVVAMFGATFLVPALTGFPVSTTLLFSGIGTLLFLLVTKNKLPSYLGSSFAFIAPVTAATASAGMGSALAGIVAVGVLLAAIGFVVQFAGIRWIDKLMPPVVAGSIVALIGFNLAPTAWASYQQSPITATITLAAVIVFSVLFRGFLGRISIFVGVAVGYIVAVIRGEVDYSKVGEADWLGLPTFHIADFASPGTWSVIAMFLPVVLVLIAENVGHVRGVATMTDASVNKSTGRALIADGLATTLAGTFGGSGTTTYGENIGVMAATRVYSTAAYWVAGTVAILLSLSPKVGEVFNSVPPGVLGGVTTALYGLIGIIGIKIWVDNRVDFSRPVNQYTAAVALVIAIAGFTMQWGEFQLGAIVIGTAAALVIYHGGNALARWRKTGADDGGPLVG
- a CDS encoding phosphoribosylaminoimidazolesuccinocarboxamide synthase, encoding MAGWRHLYSGKVRDLYVPDTTESAERMLVVASDRVSAFDHVLSPGIAGKGELLTTLSLWWFDQLAGGDGGRRIPNHLIADHELGGDDTVRELIPATVSGRSMLVRSLEMYPIECVVRGYLTGSGWVEYQSSGTVCGIPLPEGLSDGDRLPEPIYTPAYKAPMGEHDENISYEQSIELVGAAVAEALRDASLEIYRRAAALAESHGLILADTKFEFGADGNGTLTLGDEVLTSDSSRYWDAETWRTASTPAERMASFDKQIVRNWLAANWDKTGTPPDLPAEIVTRTAARYRELLERLTGA
- the purD gene encoding phosphoribosylamine--glycine ligase, which gives rise to MRILVLGSGAREHAIILALRAESADHVIFAAAGNAGIAADATIVALTETDAVAVTEFAGSEQIDLVVVGPEAPLVAGVADALRTRGIPVFGPGKAAAALEGSKAFAKRIMHAAGVPTGRAQHAYNREETAAALDAFGAPYVVKADGLAAGKGVIVTDDRDAALAHADSFLATGSVLVEEFLSGPEVSLFFLCDGDRVLPLSPAQDFKRLLDGDAGPNTGGMGAYSPLPWLADRFGSEEAFVDQVTRDVAEPVIREMDAEGTPFIGLLYAGLIVTESGIKVIEFNARFGDPETQVVLPRLTDPLSELLLAAASGTLEDMARPGFADTAAVTVVLASEGYPGHPLTGRALGGLDAAAAIEGVHIAHAATKSVDGELLATGGRVLSVVATGEDFAAARDAAYAALAEISLPGGQYRTDIASRA
- a CDS encoding sterol carrier family protein gives rise to the protein MARKISTDDGRTALAAVTAAREAGAVPARADEATASRYLLQLLAEKAPGRTVEVRVPPHGAAQIIEGPRHTRGTPPNVVEMDPATWIALATGSEKWADAAAQGRINASGVRADLSPVLPVRP
- a CDS encoding HtaA domain-containing protein encodes the protein MKSGLAASTLRLLAGGAGIVFVAAGLLSAASTASSAAEPTSATSASAATACEVTSAQLVWGFKESFRSYISGSIANGDWEVNAPVTYETPEFTWPQGSGEYDPERAIGTISFEGGVTFSGHDGLLNTSIGNPTLVFDEGGAHLLLDVSGVSMSDAMAGNAENVQTATQVRFADLDLAVSPLDAGDGAVTATAIPAAITAEGFAAFGNYEAGTALDPMSVAMTLDCAAPELEAGSEPEAASTSAASVPRKVAAETESASGSLFAWVGVGGAAVLIAAVASFIVVRRRSKERQ
- a CDS encoding heme/hemin ABC transporter substrate-binding protein, which codes for MKRARRAITTLVAAALLFTGCATAGEQPASSSSAPAVPLADAEVLDDPLAYEGASTAAIADAAVHAVMEHPTQSLPATVVSHDRDGDVDVVVGDTSRVITLDISGSLAATVWGLGFGETLVARDQSTTFPGTEDLPLVTSGGHTVNAESIIALEPSVVITDGSVGPRDVVEQLRDVGIQVVFVVNDPSFSGAAALAEDVAAVYGAPDAGAALAAHITGEVDDKIDEIATLPSIASGEKLRMIFLYLRGASGVYYLFGEESGADELITALGGVDVAGELGRSGMQPMTDEAMVAADPDLILVMTDGLASVGGVDGLLESKPAIAITAAGQHRRFVDMADGEILSFGPRSADVLDALARAIYAPAASDAS